In Lacinutrix sp. Bg11-31, the DNA window TAAAACATTGTTTTATACCAAGAAAGATGAAGTAACCTTGCGTTCAGACAAAATATACAAACATAAATTATATACCGAAGCATCAAAAGATATTTTGATCTTTAATGAGACAGATGATACATTTAATTCATTTGTGTATAAAACAAAATCTAAAAAGTATATCGTTATTGGATCTTCGAGTACATTAACTTCAGAATATCGCATTTTAAAAGCAGATACACCTGATGGTGAATTTAAAGTATTTCAAGAAAGAGAACGCGAATTAGAATACTCAATCGCACATTATAAGGATAGTTTCTATATTATTACGAATAAGGATGATGCCACTAATTTTAAGCTTCAAAAAACATCTGAAATCAATACCGCAAAGGAAAATTGGAATGATGTGCTACCACATAGAAAAGAAGTTCTACTAGAAGATATAGAAATCTTTAAAGATTATCTTGTAGTAAGTGAACGTGAAAACGGGCTAAATAAAATAAGAATTATTAGCTGGAATGGTGAAGAAGATTATCATTTAGCATTCGATAACGAAACCTATACCGCTGGTTTAGGTAACAACCCGGATTTTAATAGTAACGAATTGCGTTATGGATATAACTCATTAACAACACCAAGTTCTGTAATAGATTACAATTTTAAAACAAAGGCTAAAACGGTAAAGAAAGAACAAGAAGTTTTAGGAGGTGAGTTTAATAAAAATAATTATGAATCTAAGCGTATTTGGGCAACAGCTCGTGATGGTGTAAAAGTACCAATGTCTATAGTTTATAAAAAAGGAATAGAATTAAACGGTAAAAATCCTGTTTTACAATATTCTTATGGCTCTTACGGTTCAACAATAGATCCATATTTTTCTACCATTAGATTAAGTCTATTAGATAGAGGCTTTATTTATGTAATCTCACATATAAGAGGAGGAGAGTATTTAGGCAGAGAATGGTACGAAAATGGTAAATTACTTACTAAAATGAACACTTTTACAGATTTCATAGATTGTTCTAATTTTTTAATAGAAGAAAATTATACATCTCCACAGCATTTATATGCTATGGGAGGAAGTGCAGGTGGCTTATTAATGGGAACTATAATTAACTTAAATCCAGAGTTATATAATGGCGTAATTGCCGCAGTACCTTTTGTAGATGTTGTAACGACAATGCTAGACGATACTATACCATTAACAACGGGAGAGTACGATGAATGGGGAAACCCAAATGATAAAAAATACTATGATTATATGAAATCGTACTCACCTTACGATAATGTGACGCCTAAAAATTATCCAAACATTTTAGTTACAACAGGTTTACACGATTCTCAAGTACAATATTTCGAACCAGCAAAATGGGTAGCAAAATTAAGAGAATTGAAAACAGACACTAACAAATTATTGTTTTATGTAGACATGGAAGCTGGACATGGTGGAGCATCAGGGCGTTTTGAAAGTTTAAAAGAAGTAGCATTAGAATATGCGTTTTTACTTGATTTAGAAGGAATTAACTGTTAAAAAAAAAAGTCTTATTTTTGCAAGGTTTTAAGTTGCATTTCTAACTAAAAGTAACTGATCAAATATTGTTTATGACACACGACAAACAGGTTTTTGATAATGTATTGGACTTAATTGGCAATACACCAATGATAAAACTAAAAAAAATGACTTCGGAATTTAAAGGAAATTTTTTAGCTAAGGTTGAAGCTTTCAATCCAGGACATTCTTCAAAAGACAGAATAGCACTATACATTATTGAACAAGCAGAAAAGCAAGGTATATTAAAGCCTGGTGACACTATTATTGAGACTACTTCTGGTAATACAGGGTTTAGTATTGCAATGGTAAGTGTTATTAAAGGTTACGATTGTATTCTTGCAGTAAGCTCAAAATCTTCAGCAGATAAAATAGATATGCTAAAGAATATGGGAGCCAAGGTTTATGTTTGCCCAGCAAATGTTAGCGCAGACGATCCAAGGTCTTACTACCAAGTAGCAAAACGTTTACACGATGAAATGAAAGGTTCAGTTTATATAAACCAATATTTCAATCAGTTAAATATAGATGCACATTATGCTTCAACTGGACCAGAAATTTGGAATCAAACTGGAGGTAAAATAACACATTTAGTAGCTTGTAGTGGTACTGGAGGAACTATTTCGGGTACTGCTAAGTATTTAAAGGAACAAAATCCAAATATTAAAGTTATTGGTGTTGATGCTTTTGGTTCTGTATTAAAAAAATATCATGAAACTAGAGAGTTCGATGATAAAGAAATTTATCCATATCGTATTGAAGGTTTAGGTAAAAATTTAATTCCAACAGCAACAGATTTTGACGCTATTGATAAGTTTGTAAAAGTTACAGACGAAGAAAGTGCACATACAGCAAGAGAAATAGCAAAAACCGAAGGCCTTTTTGTAGGCTATACTTCTGGAGCAGCAATGCAAGCTATAAAACAACTAAGTGCATCTGGTGAGTTTAAAGATTCAGATAATATAGTTGTTATTTTTCCAGATCATGGATCACGCTATATGAGTAAGATTTATAGCGATAAATGGATGAGAGAACAAGGCTTTTTTGATAGCGTAAATGCGGAAGCAGCACAAAGTATTCAATTCATAAAATAAAAGTGATTTTATAATAAATATCGAAGCTGATACTAGTAAAATGGTGTCAGTTTTTTTTATGTTGTTAATTGAGTGTGAAAATATTATGCAAAAAACGTAGAATTGCTTAATTTTGTAAATTCTAAACTAACAAAGTACAGATGAAAGATTTATTCGCAAAAATATATAAAGATAAAGGACCATTAGGAAAATGGGCTGAGCAAGCTGAAGGTTATTTTGTTTTTCCAAAGCTGGAAGGACAAATATCTAACCGAATGAAATTCCAAGGTAAAGATGTTATTACATGGAGTATTAACGATTACTTAGGTTTAGCAAATCATCCAGAAGTGCGTAAGGTTGATGCTGAAGCAGGAGCTGCATATGGTTCGGCTTACCCAATGGGAGCTAGAATGATGTCTGGTCATACGGAGTTACACGAACAACTTCAAAATGAATTAGCAGCCTTTGTTAACAAAGAAGCTTCATATTTATTAAATTTTGGATACCAAGGTATGGTATCTACTGTAGATGCTTTAGTAGCTAAAGACGATGTTATTGTTTACGATGTAGATGCACATGCATGTATTATTGATGGTGTGAGATTACACCACGGTAAACGCTTTACTTACAAGCACAACGATATTGAAAGTTTAGAAAAAAACTTAGAGCGTGCTACAAAAATGGCAGAAACAACTGGAGGAGGAATTTTAGTAATTTCTGAAGGTGTTTTTGGTATGCGTGGAGAACAAGGACGTTTAAAAGAAATTGTTGCTCTTAAGAAAAAATATAACTTTAGATTTTTTGTTGATGATGCTCACGGTTTTGGTACACTTGGTAAAACAGGTGCTGGAGCAGGAGAAGAGCAAGGAGTTCAAGATGATATAGACGTTTATTTTGCAACTTTCGCAAAATCTATGGCTAGTACTGGAGCTTTTATTGCTGCAGATAAAGAAATTATAGACTATTTAAAGTATAACTTGCGTTCTCAAATGTTTGCAAAATCTTTGCAAATGCAATTGGTAGTAGGTGCTTTAAAGCGTTTAGATATGTTACGTACAATGCCTGAGTTAAAAGAAAACTTATGGAAAATTGTAGATGCATTACAATCAGGACTAAAAGAAAGAGGATTCGATATTGGTACAACACAAAGTTGTGTTACACCAGTTTACTTGAAAGGAAGTATTCCTGAAGCTATGGCTTTAGTAAGAGATTTACGTGAGAATTACGGTATTTTCTGTTCTATTGTAGTATATCCAGTAATACCAAAAGGATTAATATTATTACGTATGATTCCTACAGCAACACATACAATTCAAGATGTAAATGAAACATTAGATGCTTTTGATGCTATTAGAACACGTTTAGAAAATGGAACTTATAAAAGAATGTCTGCTGCTTTAATAAAAGCAATGGGAGAATAATTTCTATTTCAACCTATTATAAAAAAAATCCAATTCGTAAGAATTGGATTTTTTTTATTTTGTTAAAAAGTCTTAAATAATATTCTTTCTAAATGTTTTTCTACGTTTTACTACAACAGTTTCAATATGTTTCCAAATTTTATGGATAGCTTCATTATCTTCTAACTCTGGAGTTCTGTAGCAATTAATAATTCCTTTTTGCCTGAATGTTTCATAGTATTCATTAAATATCACGGCATGAATACCTTTGTTTTGATATTCTGGATGCACACCAATTAAGTAGAAAACTACATCTTTGCTATGTTTTTTTGCTTTTAATAATTTAGCAAAACCAAAAGGAAACAATTTGCCATTCATCTCTTGTAATGCAGATGCAAATCTTGGCATTACAATAGCAAAGGCGACCATATCATCATTTTCGTCTACTACAAACTTTATGTATTCGGGATTTACAAATGAGATAAATTTCTTTTTAAAATACGCTTTTTGTATGTCTGTTATTTCAACAAAAGAAGATAAACTTTCATAAGAAGCATTAAACAAATCGAACATTTTATCGACGTAAGGCATCACTTCAGATGTTTTAGTAAGTTGTAATGCAGTTAATTTGTAGCGTCTTTTTATAAGCTCTTGCGCTTTTTTAAAATTTTCAGGTTTTACGTTTACAAAAGGAAATTTGCTTTCAGAATAACTTTTTTCTACAGTAAAACCATGTGCTTCGTAATGTTTTACATAATACTCATGGTTGTACCAAGTTATCATATTACTAATTTGGTCGAAACCTTCGGTCATCACTCCAACTTTATCTAAATTCGAAAACCCAACTGGGCCTTCAGTATATTCTAGATTATGTTGTTTTCCAATTCTATTTACTTCATTTAATAGCGCTTTAGACACTTCTAAATCATCTATGAAATCGAACCAACCAAAACGCATTTTAAGATGTTTTTGGTTTTTTACTTCCAACCAATTAATAATGGCTGCTACGCGACCAACAAGTTTATCGCCTTTATAGGCAAGAATTAATGTGGTTTCAGCATCATTAAAAATAGGGTTCTTGTCTTTGTTAAAAGTCTCCATCTCTTGGCTAATAATAGGAGGGACCCAGTATTTAGAGTCCTTATATAGCGAAAACGGAAATTTAACAAAGGTCTTTAAGTCCTTTTTGGTAGTTACTAGTTTAGTTGTAATCATAGGCATTACTCATCATCAAAATCTATGTCCTGAGTTTCTTTTTTACGTTTGTTATCGCTGTCAGGAGAAGCATCATCACCTTTCTTTTTATTCTTCTTACGTTTTTTATTGGCTTTACGTTCTGCCTCTTCTTCTGCAGATGTTCCATTATCCATTCCTGGATCTTTATGGAAATCTAAACGATAAGAAACTCCTAAATTTAATCCGAAAACTGAAGGCGTATCTTTAGTATTAAACGTTACGGCTGTATCTAACTGAAAATCTTTGCCCCAAAGATAAGCGCCACCAAATCTAAAAAGATTGTCTGCATAAAAATCACTATGTATTCCTTGTGTTTCTCCAAACAAAACCCATTGCTCATTAATAGCTTTTGTTAAAGTAATTATGTATTGAAAATCTGAAAAATCGGTTCCAATTCTATCTTTAGAAAAGTTCATTACCAATACCCAACCGCTAGCAAAATTATTTTGTGTTGCAACCATTACTTTAGGGCTAAAACCTTCTACTCCAGGAGCAGTGTATGGATTATCTGCAGAATCAAAGTTTGCGCCAACATAAACGGCAACAGCAGGAATTAAATTACTCCATTTAAAACGTTTGTTCGCATGGTAACTAAAAATATTTGGTTTTTCTTCACCTGCATTTTTATAAGGATCGTAAACTAAATATTTAGCACCAAGTGTTAGGTTTTTAAAATTAGAACGCTTTAAGTCTAAAGGTATTGTAGAACGGTAATCTGTTTGTGTATCATTTTGATAAACACCTTCTATATTAATTTCTAATTGAGGAAAAAGTAAGCCATAACGTGCTGCAAAATCAACTCCAAAACCAGATACATCATATTTTAAAGGTGTGTGTTCTTCTTTTACTGTATATGGACCAGCTTCAAACTGGACAACATTTGTACCAACGGAAAAAGCAGACCTAGAAACACCAGGTCGATTAGAATTAATAACTTCTGTATATTGCGCATGTGCTGTTAAACCAGCAATACACAGGACTATAGTTAAATAGGTTTTATTTAAAAACATAAGTTCTAGGTTTAGCTTCAAATATAGAGATTTTATATATTTTTTAAGTAAATAAATCTGAAATTACTCAACAAGAGTTGTATTTTTGTATAACAACATTTAATATTTTGATTTTTCTATGGGATTACTAAAGACCATACTTATAATATTGTTATTTTATTACGGATTCAAAATCTTATCTAGATTTTTTGGACCCTTTATACTTAAATA includes these proteins:
- a CDS encoding aminotransferase class I/II-fold pyridoxal phosphate-dependent enzyme; the protein is MKDLFAKIYKDKGPLGKWAEQAEGYFVFPKLEGQISNRMKFQGKDVITWSINDYLGLANHPEVRKVDAEAGAAYGSAYPMGARMMSGHTELHEQLQNELAAFVNKEASYLLNFGYQGMVSTVDALVAKDDVIVYDVDAHACIIDGVRLHHGKRFTYKHNDIESLEKNLERATKMAETTGGGILVISEGVFGMRGEQGRLKEIVALKKKYNFRFFVDDAHGFGTLGKTGAGAGEEQGVQDDIDVYFATFAKSMASTGAFIAADKEIIDYLKYNLRSQMFAKSLQMQLVVGALKRLDMLRTMPELKENLWKIVDALQSGLKERGFDIGTTQSCVTPVYLKGSIPEAMALVRDLRENYGIFCSIVVYPVIPKGLILLRMIPTATHTIQDVNETLDAFDAIRTRLENGTYKRMSAALIKAMGE
- a CDS encoding transporter; the protein is MFLNKTYLTIVLCIAGLTAHAQYTEVINSNRPGVSRSAFSVGTNVVQFEAGPYTVKEEHTPLKYDVSGFGVDFAARYGLLFPQLEINIEGVYQNDTQTDYRSTIPLDLKRSNFKNLTLGAKYLVYDPYKNAGEEKPNIFSYHANKRFKWSNLIPAVAVYVGANFDSADNPYTAPGVEGFSPKVMVATQNNFASGWVLVMNFSKDRIGTDFSDFQYIITLTKAINEQWVLFGETQGIHSDFYADNLFRFGGAYLWGKDFQLDTAVTFNTKDTPSVFGLNLGVSYRLDFHKDPGMDNGTSAEEEAERKANKKRKKNKKKGDDASPDSDNKRKKETQDIDFDDE
- a CDS encoding GNAT family N-acetyltransferase, which translates into the protein MITTKLVTTKKDLKTFVKFPFSLYKDSKYWVPPIISQEMETFNKDKNPIFNDAETTLILAYKGDKLVGRVAAIINWLEVKNQKHLKMRFGWFDFIDDLEVSKALLNEVNRIGKQHNLEYTEGPVGFSNLDKVGVMTEGFDQISNMITWYNHEYYVKHYEAHGFTVEKSYSESKFPFVNVKPENFKKAQELIKRRYKLTALQLTKTSEVMPYVDKMFDLFNASYESLSSFVEITDIQKAYFKKKFISFVNPEYIKFVVDENDDMVAFAIVMPRFASALQEMNGKLFPFGFAKLLKAKKHSKDVVFYLIGVHPEYQNKGIHAVIFNEYYETFRQKGIINCYRTPELEDNEAIHKIWKHIETVVVKRRKTFRKNII
- a CDS encoding S9 family peptidase → MSESTIVINPPIAKKIAKSLEKHNDIRIDNYFWMNDREDQNVIDHLNAENTYTKSVLKHTETFQKDLFEEMKGRIKEDDSSVPYKLNGYWYVTKFEKGKDYPIYTRKKETLEAPEEIIFDCNEMAKDHAYFKLGGVSISPDNTMASFALDTVSRRQYTLQIKSLKTGEVFPDKIENTTGSSTWANDNKTLFYTKKDEVTLRSDKIYKHKLYTEASKDILIFNETDDTFNSFVYKTKSKKYIVIGSSSTLTSEYRILKADTPDGEFKVFQERERELEYSIAHYKDSFYIITNKDDATNFKLQKTSEINTAKENWNDVLPHRKEVLLEDIEIFKDYLVVSERENGLNKIRIISWNGEEDYHLAFDNETYTAGLGNNPDFNSNELRYGYNSLTTPSSVIDYNFKTKAKTVKKEQEVLGGEFNKNNYESKRIWATARDGVKVPMSIVYKKGIELNGKNPVLQYSYGSYGSTIDPYFSTIRLSLLDRGFIYVISHIRGGEYLGREWYENGKLLTKMNTFTDFIDCSNFLIEENYTSPQHLYAMGGSAGGLLMGTIINLNPELYNGVIAAVPFVDVVTTMLDDTIPLTTGEYDEWGNPNDKKYYDYMKSYSPYDNVTPKNYPNILVTTGLHDSQVQYFEPAKWVAKLRELKTDTNKLLFYVDMEAGHGGASGRFESLKEVALEYAFLLDLEGINC
- a CDS encoding PLP-dependent cysteine synthase family protein; translated protein: MTHDKQVFDNVLDLIGNTPMIKLKKMTSEFKGNFLAKVEAFNPGHSSKDRIALYIIEQAEKQGILKPGDTIIETTSGNTGFSIAMVSVIKGYDCILAVSSKSSADKIDMLKNMGAKVYVCPANVSADDPRSYYQVAKRLHDEMKGSVYINQYFNQLNIDAHYASTGPEIWNQTGGKITHLVACSGTGGTISGTAKYLKEQNPNIKVIGVDAFGSVLKKYHETREFDDKEIYPYRIEGLGKNLIPTATDFDAIDKFVKVTDEESAHTAREIAKTEGLFVGYTSGAAMQAIKQLSASGEFKDSDNIVVIFPDHGSRYMSKIYSDKWMREQGFFDSVNAEAAQSIQFIK